A section of the Telopea speciosissima isolate NSW1024214 ecotype Mountain lineage chromosome 3, Tspe_v1, whole genome shotgun sequence genome encodes:
- the LOC122655472 gene encoding uncharacterized protein LOC122655472 yields MDYLLSEGPTQPPSISRGFSPPEQAEACALCADLNHYVTDCYLAAQYPEFIQEKVQAAQGFANPGNDPFSNTYNPGWQNHPNFSWKNPPNPPFRPPFNAQPNAYRGGQQQPYSQPQHTPSFESEVMKVLRGIDQKVGSTTNYCTPTLNQRETGQLPSQPIGNPNNVQIGRGMEQVQSVRVLRNGKRVEIHNTPPTNEDFPSNTPPQTTPAESTPAQAEVESEALRPLIDGNRTITPSLVRSQENTEKENERPIGEGPQPDKYTPRVPFPDALKTSSSPPFGKQGEKMKEMLDLFQQVHINLPLLDAIEQVPAYAKFLKDLCTQKRKLRNQTPKTIHLTEQVSAVITDLPPKLKDPGAPLISCVIGDLSIDKALLDLGASVNILLGSVFEKFGLGELKSTEVILQLADRSVKRPRGLLEDILVKVDDLYFPVDFLVLDMESTSAKLPPVILRHPFLATANAYINCRSGAMDISFGNKKLRLNIFNASLGPYREDECFALDMIDEAVSQYTSQILTNDPLQLVMSFRAEDFDEEAYTEEVTPC; encoded by the coding sequence ATGGACTACCTGCTGTCAGAAGGACCTACCCAACCCCCATCAATCTCAAGGGGATTTTCTCCACCTGAGCAAGCTGAAGCTTGTGCCCTCTGTGCTGACCTGAATCACTATGTGACCGATTGTTATTTAGCAGCGCAATATCCTGAATTTATACAGGAAAAGGTACAAGCCGCTCAGGGTTTTGCCAACCCAGGTAACGACCCATTTTCCAACACCTATAACCCAGGATGGCAAAaccaccccaatttctcatggaaaaACCCTCCTAATCCACCCTTTAGGCCACCGTTCAATGCCCAACCTAATGCCTATAGGGGTGGACAACAACAACCTTACTCTCAACCTCAACATACCCCATCTTTTGAGAGTGAGGTAATGAAGGTGTTGAGAGGTATTGACCAGAAAGTGGGATCAACGACCAATTATTGCACTCCTACACTCAATCAGAGAGAGACTGGCCAACTACCAAGCCAACCTATTGGGAACCCCAATAATGTTCAAATAGGGAGGGGTATGGAACAAGTCCAGTCGGTTAGAGTGTTAAGGAATGGTAAGAGGGTGGAAATACATAACACACCACCTACCAACGAGGACTTCCCCTCTAATACCCCTCCACAGACCACACCAGCAGAGTCCACCCCAGCCCAGGCAGAAGTTGAATCAGAGGCACTGAGGCCTCTCATTGATGGGAATAGAACCATTACACCTTCATTGGTCCGTTCCCAGGAAAATACTGAGAAGGAGAATGAGCGACCAATTGGGGAGGGACCTCAACCGGATAAGTATACACCCCGAGTCCCTTTCCCTGACGCTCTCAAAACTTCATCCTCTCCCCCATTTGGGAAGCaaggagagaagatgaaggagatgttGGATTTGTTTCAACAAGTCCACATCAACCTTCCATTATTGGATGCAATCGAGCAGGTTCCAGCTTACGCTAAGTTTCTGAAAGACTTATGCACTCAGAAGCGTAAGCTGAGGAACCAAACTCCCAAAACCATACACCTCACAGAACAGGTAAGTGCAGTTATCACTGACCTACCCCCCAAGCTAAAGGATCCTGGTGCACCACTCATCTCTTGTGTCATTGGAGACCTCTCCATTGACAAAGCATTGCTGGATCtgggggctagtgtgaatatcttACTTGGTTCGGTTTTTGAGAAGTTTGGATTAGGAGAGTTGAAGTCCACTGAAGTCATACTTCAGTTAGCTGATCGTTCTGTGAAAAGACCTCGTGGACTTCTAGAGGATATTCTTGTGAAGGTAGATGATTTATACTTCCCAGTGGACTTCCTAGTCCTTGATATGGAATCTACCTCAGCTAAGCTTCCCCCTGTCATACTAAGGCATCCATTCTTGGCGACCGCCAATGCTTACATTAACTGCAGGTCAGGTGCCATGGACATATCGTTCGGGAACAAGAAGCTTCGActaaacatcttcaatgcatccctaGGACCCTACAGAGAAGACGAGTGCTTTGCTCTGGACATGATTGATGAAGCTGTATCTCAGTACACTTCCCAGATCCTTACTAATGATCCTCTGCAGCTTGTGATGTCCTTTAGGGCAGAAGACTTTGATGAAGAGGCCTATACTGAAGAGGTGACGCCATGTTAG